The Desulforegulaceae bacterium genome window below encodes:
- a CDS encoding histidinol-phosphatase, whose translation MLLSLHGGHSKDFCNHASGNLEAMIEKYVELGFTHVGVSEHIPPYTKDLMFDDEKEAGLCPEIMFSRFEAYILKIEQLKIKYKNKLKIFKGFEAESYSGYKRYIPALVKRFKPDYIIGSVHHLNDICFDLSPEAYSKTIDSCGTIIDFYNQYFDLQYEMLLNIRPQIAGHFDLVRIFDEDYEKNMKRDSVRKKISRNLKLVKDYDIIIDYNQRALKKKMKEPYPCRFILEEAIDLGIKIVPGDDSHSNADVGFKIKEATDYLVNQGVEFSDRLFLNFY comes from the coding sequence ATGCTTTTGTCCCTTCATGGAGGACATAGTAAAGATTTTTGCAATCATGCCTCAGGGAATCTTGAGGCAATGATTGAAAAATATGTTGAGCTTGGGTTTACACATGTAGGAGTTTCCGAGCACATTCCTCCCTACACAAAAGATTTAATGTTTGATGATGAAAAAGAGGCTGGTCTTTGTCCTGAAATTATGTTTTCAAGATTTGAGGCTTATATTTTAAAGATAGAGCAATTAAAAATCAAATACAAAAATAAGTTGAAAATATTTAAGGGGTTTGAAGCAGAATCCTACTCAGGCTATAAAAGATATATTCCAGCCCTTGTCAAAAGATTTAAGCCTGATTATATTATAGGTTCTGTTCACCATTTAAATGATATTTGTTTTGATTTATCGCCGGAAGCTTATTCAAAGACCATTGATTCTTGCGGTACAATTATAGATTTTTACAATCAGTATTTTGATCTCCAATATGAAATGCTTTTAAATATCAGGCCCCAAATAGCAGGACATTTTGATCTTGTAAGGATTTTTGATGAAGATTATGAAAAAAATATGAAAAGGGATAGTGTAAGAAAAAAAATATCTAGAAACCTTAAGCTTGTTAAAGATTATGATATTATAATTGATTATAATCAAAGGGCATTAAAAAAGAAGATGAAAGAGCCTTACCCCTGCAGATTTATTTTGGAAGAGGCAATTGATCTGGGCATTAAAATAGTACCTGGAGATGATTCACACAGTAATGCTGACGTAGGTTTTAAAATAAAAGAAGCCACTGATTATCTTGTAAATCAAGGGGTTGAGTTTTCAGATAGACTTTTTTTAAATTTTTATTAA
- a CDS encoding DUF4389 domain-containing protein, with amino-acid sequence MTDQINGSSDLKAKVKEFFVNRKNIVIRLLYTILFLAVLGIATNIAWVITVFQYIFLLITKNYIKPLRNFSRNFALYLKEVLDYILLVSNKKPFPFNEFPKTETDLEPLDIADIEE; translated from the coding sequence ATGACAGATCAGATTAACGGAAGTTCAGATTTAAAAGCAAAGGTTAAGGAGTTTTTTGTTAACAGAAAAAACATTGTGATCAGGCTTCTTTATACAATTCTTTTTCTTGCTGTTTTGGGAATTGCAACAAATATTGCCTGGGTAATTACTGTTTTTCAGTATATTTTTCTTTTAATTACAAAAAATTATATAAAACCACTTAGAAATTTTTCTAGAAATTTTGCCTTATACCTAAAGGAAGTTCTTGATTATATTCTTCTTGTATCAAATAAAAAGCCTTTTCCTTTCAATGAGTTTCCAAAAACCGAAACCGATCTTGAACCTCTAGACATAGCAGATATAGAGGAATAA
- a CDS encoding HPP family protein gives MNYFKKMSGQGQSPPKVSKTEVFWSWFGSFLGIASIGLLSSYFLESMDLTLVIGSFGATAVLVYGAIRSPLAQPRNVFGGHVLSAVTGVFFQQFFAGTPWFAAAMAVSVSIALMHTTKTLHPPGGATALIAVIGGDSIKNLGYLYAAIPVGLGAFILLLIGLLVNNIPKTRKYPEFWF, from the coding sequence ATGAATTATTTTAAAAAAATGTCAGGGCAGGGGCAAAGTCCTCCCAAGGTTAGCAAAACAGAAGTTTTTTGGTCCTGGTTTGGATCTTTTCTTGGAATAGCATCTATTGGTCTTTTAAGTTCCTATTTTCTTGAATCCATGGATTTGACTCTAGTTATAGGATCTTTTGGGGCTACAGCTGTTTTGGTTTATGGTGCAATAAGAAGTCCTCTTGCCCAACCAAGGAATGTGTTTGGAGGACATGTTTTATCAGCAGTTACAGGAGTGTTTTTTCAACAGTTTTTTGCGGGTACTCCCTGGTTTGCTGCAGCCATGGCTGTTTCAGTTTCCATAGCCTTGATGCATACTACAAAGACTCTTCATCCGCCTGGAGGTGCAACTGCTCTTATTGCAGTGATTGGAGGAGACAGCATTAAAAACCTTGGATATCTTTATGCTGCTATTCCTGTTGGTCTTGGAGCTTTTATATTGCTTTTAATTGGTCTTTTAGTCAATAATATTCCAAAAACAAGAAAGTATCCTGAGTTTTGGTTTTAA
- a CDS encoding CBS domain-containing protein, producing MDKNLKCNYFEFSEEDIIDAMKSMDGFIDITTSTFREIYELAYEHAIKRMLDSMPVKNIMSKPVFCVNHDLSAAETAKYLADHKISGAPVIDKEGKVVGVVSEKDFLKKMGLETDPSFMSVISRCLNSSGCMVSGLKTVFLKDILTSPAVTILEEVSVSEVSIIFMEKSINRLPVCDQKGFPVGIVTRSDLVNAICIQG from the coding sequence ATGGATAAAAACTTAAAATGCAATTATTTTGAATTTTCCGAAGAAGATATAATTGATGCTATGAAATCAATGGATGGTTTTATTGATATTACAACTTCAACTTTCAGGGAGATTTATGAACTTGCCTATGAGCACGCAATAAAGCGAATGCTTGACTCCATGCCTGTAAAAAACATAATGTCAAAACCTGTTTTTTGTGTAAACCATGATTTGAGTGCTGCTGAAACTGCAAAATATCTCGCTGATCATAAAATAAGCGGGGCTCCTGTTATAGATAAAGAAGGAAAAGTTGTTGGAGTTGTCTCTGAAAAGGATTTTTTAAAAAAAATGGGCCTTGAAACAGATCCTTCTTTTATGAGTGTAATTTCAAGATGTCTTAATAGTTCAGGTTGTATGGTTTCAGGTCTTAAAACAGTTTTTTTAAAAGATATTTTAACTTCTCCTGCTGTAACTATTTTAGAGGAGGTTTCTGTTTCTGAAGTTTCAATAATTTTTATGGAAAAATCCATTAATCGTCTTCCAGTGTGTGATCAAAAAGGCTTTCCAGTGGGTATTGTTACACGCTCAGATCTTGTTAATGCAATTTGTATTCAGGGATAG
- a CDS encoding LysE family translocator, translated as MSFQVWLAYFLTVFVLIATPGPTILYVITQSAVNGKKVVFPLLAGIIPGDLAIMACSIMGLGAIIYTSSVVFIILKWLGALYLIFLGLKFFLEKPTPETLPDLKKVKKENKKIIKRAFLVTSLNPKGIVFFLAFFPQFISEEKSYFIQILILCSTFSLVSIFNVVLYSVFSGTLGGFLGSLKAQKRFNMAGGVALCTAGVFTAVIER; from the coding sequence TTGAGCTTTCAGGTCTGGTTAGCTTATTTTTTAACTGTATTTGTTCTTATAGCAACCCCCGGTCCCACCATCCTTTATGTAATAACCCAGTCAGCTGTCAACGGTAAGAAAGTTGTATTTCCTCTTTTAGCAGGAATAATCCCAGGTGATCTTGCTATAATGGCTTGTTCTATTATGGGTTTAGGTGCAATTATTTACACATCTTCTGTTGTATTTATAATTTTGAAGTGGCTGGGAGCCTTATACCTTATTTTTCTAGGGCTTAAGTTTTTTTTAGAAAAACCAACTCCTGAGACTTTACCCGATTTAAAAAAAGTAAAAAAAGAGAATAAAAAAATAATAAAAAGAGCTTTTCTTGTAACTTCGCTTAATCCCAAAGGAATAGTTTTTTTTCTTGCGTTTTTCCCTCAATTTATATCTGAAGAAAAAAGTTATTTTATTCAGATTCTTATTCTTTGTTCCACATTTTCTCTTGTTTCAATTTTCAATGTTGTCCTTTATAGTGTTTTTTCAGGAACCTTAGGTGGTTTTCTTGGAAGTTTGAAAGCACAAAAAAGATTTAATATGGCAGGGGGAGTAGCTCTTTGCACAGCAGGAGTTTTTACAGCTGTGATTGAAAGATAG
- a CDS encoding DEAD/DEAH box helicase — translation MSFENLGLSDDVLRAVEAIGFENPTPIQEKTIPELLNGNKDLVGLAQTGTGKTAAFGLPMIELTNFETRKIQGLVICPTRELCIQISKDYTNFTQFIKGAKTVSVYGGAGIVGQMSSLKRGAHIVVATPGRLHDLIRRRAIDLSNVRYVVLDEADEMMSMGFKEDLDIILKQTPKEKRTWLFSATMPAEVSRISKNYMDSPVEIVAGKKNSLAQNIEHLSYCVREKNRYEALKRIIDFYPDIYGLIFCRTRNETGEVAEKLIREGYNAEALHGDLSQMQRDAVMKSFRSKSLDFLVATDVAARGIDIDDITHVINYNLPDDVEAYTHRSGRTARAGKSGISIAIITPAEKRKLAAVENRTKVSFKQEKVPSGNLICEKQLFALVDRFKNVDVDKDEISRFIEPAYEKLKKLTKNEIIERFISMEFNRFLDYYRNAEDVNALDSPRKRKHSSQTDSYSGKVKYKNGKTSKLFIGAGKLDNLNKGAIIRLVCDNAGIKSNRIKKIDVLREFSFFEVESGCADAVISSMKNVSFDGKKVSVSMSKSRRS, via the coding sequence ATGAGCTTTGAAAATTTAGGTTTGAGTGATGATGTTTTGCGTGCTGTGGAAGCTATTGGTTTTGAAAATCCTACTCCGATTCAGGAAAAAACAATTCCTGAATTACTTAACGGCAACAAGGATCTTGTAGGTCTTGCACAGACAGGAACCGGAAAAACAGCAGCATTCGGCCTTCCAATGATTGAACTTACAAACTTTGAAACAAGAAAAATTCAGGGTCTTGTAATTTGTCCCACAAGAGAACTCTGTATTCAGATTTCTAAGGATTATACCAATTTTACCCAATTCATCAAAGGTGCAAAAACTGTATCTGTTTACGGCGGAGCAGGAATTGTAGGCCAGATGTCATCCCTTAAAAGAGGTGCACATATTGTTGTTGCAACTCCAGGAAGGCTTCATGATCTTATAAGAAGAAGAGCAATTGACCTTTCAAATGTAAGATATGTTGTTCTTGATGAAGCTGATGAAATGATGAGCATGGGATTTAAAGAAGACCTTGATATTATTTTAAAACAAACCCCAAAGGAAAAAAGAACCTGGCTTTTTTCAGCAACTATGCCAGCAGAAGTATCTAGAATTTCCAAAAACTATATGGACTCACCTGTTGAAATAGTTGCCGGTAAAAAGAATTCACTTGCACAAAATATTGAGCATCTATCTTATTGTGTAAGAGAAAAAAATAGGTACGAGGCTCTAAAAAGAATAATAGATTTTTATCCTGATATTTATGGTCTTATTTTTTGCAGAACAAGAAATGAAACTGGTGAGGTTGCAGAAAAACTTATCAGGGAAGGCTATAATGCAGAAGCTCTTCACGGAGATTTATCCCAGATGCAAAGGGATGCTGTGATGAAAAGTTTTAGATCCAAAAGTCTTGACTTTCTTGTTGCCACTGATGTTGCAGCCAGAGGAATTGATATTGATGATATCACCCATGTAATAAATTACAATCTTCCAGATGATGTTGAAGCATACACCCATAGAAGCGGAAGAACTGCAAGAGCTGGAAAATCAGGGATTTCAATTGCAATTATAACACCTGCTGAAAAAAGAAAGCTTGCAGCTGTTGAAAATAGAACAAAGGTAAGTTTTAAACAGGAAAAAGTTCCTTCAGGAAATCTTATTTGTGAAAAGCAGCTTTTTGCCCTTGTTGATAGGTTTAAGAATGTAGATGTTGATAAAGATGAAATTTCAAGATTTATTGAACCTGCTTATGAAAAACTTAAAAAACTCACCAAAAATGAAATAATTGAAAGATTTATTTCCATGGAGTTTAATAGATTTCTTGATTACTACAGAAATGCTGAAGACGTAAACGCTCTTGATTCTCCCAGGAAAAGAAAACATTCAAGTCAGACAGATTCATATTCTGGTAAAGTTAAATACAAAAACGGTAAAACTTCTAAGCTTTTTATTGGAGCAGGCAAGCTAGACAATCTTAATAAGGGTGCCATAATAAGACTTGTTTGTGATAATGCAGGAATTAAATCCAACCGGATTAAAAAAATTGATGTTTTAAGAGAATTTTCATTTTTCGAAGTTGAGTCAGGTTGTGCTGATGCTGTTATTTCTTCAATGAAAAATGTAAGTTTTGACGGAAAAAAGGTTTCTGTTTCAATGTCTAAAAGCAGAAGAAGCTAA
- a CDS encoding NAD(P)H-dependent oxidoreductase, translated as MKITVLSGSPKGKQSVSLQSLLYLFKKNKNHEYNIFHISKSIKKIESNLEEFEKITNDIVSSDMVIFVTPVYTFIIPSQLKRFIELIFERKKEDIFKGKFAGAITTSINFFDNCAHNYLRSICDDFEMKFCGSFSADSYDLLDDLGREKLFKFGKVLFNNAKNNMPLQRLFTKSESTPKPYSPKKSFEKVEIKDKNLLIIKDKSYEGTNLHQMINSFKECLSSEFEEITLSDLNIKGGCTGCVQCGFDHQCIYEGVDDFIDFFNDKVSKADIIIMAGEIKDRWLSAKWKEFFDRSFFQNHVPTMMGKQVGMIISGNLSQHFNLTEVMEGFIQWQRANLCDIVTDEFVESIDENIQNLAKRIKLEAELDYIAPQGFPGKGGHKIFRDDIWGRHRFVFQTDHKWYEENDFYDFPQYDEKAIEMNENMLKLTSDPKMREAIRKMLRTEMVKPHVKIVEES; from the coding sequence ATGAAAATAACAGTGCTAAGCGGAAGCCCAAAAGGAAAGCAAAGTGTAAGTCTTCAGTCTTTGCTTTATCTTTTTAAAAAAAACAAAAATCACGAATACAATATTTTTCATATATCCAAATCAATAAAAAAAATTGAATCGAACTTAGAAGAATTTGAAAAAATAACAAATGATATAGTTTCCTCAGATATGGTGATTTTTGTAACTCCCGTATATACATTCATCATTCCTTCTCAACTTAAAAGGTTTATTGAACTTATATTTGAAAGAAAAAAAGAAGATATTTTTAAAGGCAAATTTGCCGGTGCAATAACAACCTCAATCAACTTTTTTGACAATTGTGCCCACAACTATTTAAGAAGCATTTGCGATGATTTTGAAATGAAGTTCTGCGGAAGTTTTAGCGCAGACTCTTATGACCTTTTAGACGACCTGGGAAGAGAAAAACTTTTTAAATTTGGAAAAGTCCTTTTTAACAATGCAAAAAATAATATGCCCCTTCAAAGACTATTTACCAAATCAGAGTCTACACCCAAACCCTATAGCCCTAAAAAATCCTTTGAAAAAGTAGAAATTAAAGACAAAAATCTCTTAATAATTAAAGACAAGTCCTATGAGGGAACAAATCTTCATCAAATGATAAATTCTTTTAAAGAATGTTTAAGTTCTGAGTTTGAAGAAATAACCCTTTCAGACCTTAATATAAAAGGTGGGTGCACAGGATGTGTTCAATGCGGATTTGATCATCAATGTATTTATGAAGGAGTTGATGATTTTATTGACTTTTTCAACGACAAAGTCTCCAAGGCTGATATAATAATTATGGCTGGAGAAATAAAAGACAGATGGCTTTCTGCAAAATGGAAAGAGTTTTTTGATAGAAGTTTCTTTCAAAATCATGTCCCTACAATGATGGGAAAACAGGTGGGAATGATAATTTCAGGCAATCTTTCCCAACACTTTAATTTAACAGAAGTAATGGAAGGATTTATCCAATGGCAAAGGGCAAACCTTTGCGATATTGTTACAGATGAGTTTGTGGAGTCCATAGACGAAAACATTCAAAATCTTGCAAAAAGAATTAAACTTGAAGCAGAACTTGACTATATTGCTCCCCAGGGATTCCCAGGAAAAGGCGGACACAAAATTTTTAGAGATGATATTTGGGGAAGACATAGATTTGTATTTCAAACAGATCACAAATGGTATGAAGAAAACGACTTTTATGATTTTCCTCAATACGATGAAAAAGCAATTGAAATGAACGAAAATATGTTAAAACTCACAAGTGATCCTAAAATGCGTGAAGCAATAAGAAAAATGCTTAGAACCGAAATGGTAAAGCCACACGTAAAAATTGTTGAAGAAAGCTAA
- a CDS encoding alpha-hydroxy-acid oxidizing protein: MKEINEKARELMKGYCRVCPVCDGKACRSEVPGMGGIGTGSSFEENYNALKKIKLNMKLIHKVTSPDTSINLFGKHLDMPVLAAPIGGVAYNMGGKISESQYADSIVLGCKSKNIMGTTGDGVPDEIHLAGLDALKKAGGHSIPFIKPWEDKELFEKLEKVHKSGADYVGMDIDAAGLITLGLMGRPVSPKTPEKLKEIIQSTPIKFIVKGVMTVEDAVLAVEAGAYGIVVSNHGGRVLDFSPGTAEVLPAIASSLKGKAVILVDGGVRTGTDVLKMLALGADAVMLGRPFTIAAMGGLQTGVEKLIDKIKSDLIQAMILTGTASVSNVSNSVIYHGFS, encoded by the coding sequence ATGAAGGAAATAAATGAAAAAGCAAGGGAGTTGATGAAAGGATACTGCAGAGTATGCCCTGTTTGTGATGGAAAAGCATGCAGAAGTGAGGTTCCTGGAATGGGGGGAATTGGAACAGGGTCTTCTTTTGAAGAAAACTATAATGCCTTGAAAAAAATAAAACTTAACATGAAACTTATCCACAAGGTCACAAGTCCAGACACTTCTATAAATCTTTTTGGAAAACATCTTGATATGCCGGTTCTTGCTGCTCCAATTGGAGGCGTTGCCTATAATATGGGTGGAAAAATTTCAGAATCTCAATATGCTGACTCAATTGTTCTTGGATGTAAGTCAAAAAACATAATGGGAACAACAGGAGACGGTGTTCCAGACGAAATTCATCTGGCAGGACTTGATGCTTTAAAAAAAGCAGGTGGACACTCTATTCCCTTTATCAAACCCTGGGAAGACAAAGAGCTTTTTGAAAAACTTGAAAAAGTACATAAATCCGGGGCAGACTATGTTGGAATGGATATTGACGCAGCAGGACTTATCACCCTTGGACTTATGGGAAGACCTGTGTCACCTAAAACTCCTGAAAAACTAAAAGAAATTATCCAATCAACTCCAATAAAATTTATTGTTAAAGGAGTAATGACTGTAGAAGATGCTGTTTTAGCAGTAGAAGCTGGAGCCTACGGGATTGTTGTTTCAAACCACGGAGGAAGAGTCCTTGATTTCAGTCCTGGAACAGCAGAGGTTCTTCCAGCTATTGCATCCAGCTTAAAAGGCAAGGCTGTTATTCTTGTTGACGGAGGAGTAAGAACAGGAACAGATGTTTTAAAAATGCTCGCTCTTGGAGCTGACGCTGTAATGCTTGGAAGACCGTTTACAATTGCAGCAATGGGTGGTCTTCAGACCGGAGTTGAAAAGCTTATAGACAAAATAAAATCTGATCTTATTCAGGCAATGATTCTCACAGGAACAGCTTCTGTATCAAATGTTTCAAACTCAGTAATTTACCATGGTTTTTCTTAA
- a CDS encoding SDR family oxidoreductase, whose protein sequence is MKIKGKVVLITGANGGIGTALVNELLTRGAEKIYAAVRSNPSDCKFEKDVDGKVVPIKLDITNAEDVKSAADQCKDVDILINNAGINRLMWLTGPSGMEAARNEMEVNFFGTLAVSQAFAPILASRGGGAMVIVSSIIGIISMPANSTYCCSKAAAHSMTQGLRGELSAQGTLVAGVYPGPVETPMTDGQEMPKAKPEQVADAILTGLENGQEDIFPDPMSQDVYAQFTKDPKQAEKELGAIVPPQEV, encoded by the coding sequence ATGAAAATTAAAGGAAAAGTTGTTCTGATAACAGGAGCCAATGGCGGAATTGGTACCGCTTTGGTCAATGAACTACTTACAAGAGGAGCAGAAAAAATTTATGCTGCTGTCCGGAGCAACCCTTCAGACTGCAAATTTGAAAAAGATGTTGATGGTAAAGTTGTTCCCATCAAGCTTGATATAACCAATGCTGAAGATGTTAAATCAGCAGCAGACCAGTGCAAAGATGTTGATATCCTTATAAACAACGCAGGAATTAATCGCCTGATGTGGCTTACCGGGCCTTCTGGAATGGAAGCTGCCAGAAATGAAATGGAAGTCAACTTCTTCGGCACTCTTGCTGTAAGTCAGGCATTTGCACCAATTCTTGCTTCAAGAGGCGGCGGAGCAATGGTAATAGTTTCTTCAATCATTGGAATAATTAGTATGCCTGCCAACAGCACTTATTGCTGTTCAAAAGCTGCAGCTCACTCAATGACCCAGGGATTGCGAGGTGAACTTTCAGCCCAGGGAACTTTAGTTGCAGGTGTTTATCCCGGTCCTGTGGAAACTCCAATGACGGACGGGCAGGAAATGCCTAAAGCAAAACCTGAGCAAGTTGCTGATGCTATTCTTACAGGACTTGAAAATGGCCAGGAAGATATTTTCCCTGATCCAATGTCCCAGGATGTCTATGCTCAGTTTACAAAGGATCCCAAGCAGGCTGAAAAAGAGCTTGGTGCAATAGTTCCTCCCCAGGAGGTTTAA
- the arsM gene encoding arsenite methyltransferase — protein sequence MGKKVNLLFLCTGNSCRSQMAEGWTRHLKSDEIHAFSAGVESHGLNPDAVKVMSEAGVDISDYRAKHIDEFKDVQLDVVIIVCSNAKETCPVFSGNCKVVHYGFNDPPEMAKELADKGTLKEEQLDCYRKVRDEIKAFVKTLPESLINQSDKVVRIDSDKDNLRNQVRNLYSGIANEGDSCCGSSCYSSSSPLGNPEFSTRFGYTGDDLSSVPPGANMGLGCGNPQAIAQIKQGEVVLDLGAGGGFDCFLAAKQVGSEGKVIGVDMTPEMISKARENAHKGKYANVEFRLGEIEHLPVADSSVDLIISNCVINLSPAKDQVFQEAYRVLRPKGRLALSDVVAIAQLPNEVSENVDAHCGCVAGAALVGDIEKMLKNSGFSEILIDIKEDSAQFISDWFPGSGMEKYVRSALITAVR from the coding sequence GTGGGTAAAAAAGTGAATTTATTATTTCTATGCACTGGAAATTCGTGCCGAAGCCAGATGGCTGAAGGGTGGACCCGTCATCTCAAAAGTGACGAGATTCATGCTTTTTCTGCTGGGGTTGAATCTCATGGACTTAATCCTGATGCTGTAAAGGTTATGTCTGAGGCAGGTGTGGATATTTCTGATTATAGAGCTAAACATATTGATGAGTTCAAGGATGTACAGCTGGATGTGGTGATAATTGTCTGCAGTAATGCCAAGGAAACCTGTCCAGTTTTTTCGGGTAATTGTAAAGTTGTTCATTATGGTTTTAATGATCCTCCTGAGATGGCTAAAGAGCTTGCTGACAAAGGAACTTTAAAAGAAGAGCAGTTGGATTGTTACCGAAAAGTTCGAGATGAAATCAAAGCCTTTGTAAAAACACTTCCAGAGTCATTGATAAATCAAAGCGACAAGGTTGTTAGGATTGATTCAGATAAAGACAATCTTCGTAATCAGGTGAGAAACCTTTATTCAGGAATTGCAAATGAAGGTGACTCATGCTGTGGAAGCAGTTGCTACAGTTCAAGTAGTCCTTTAGGAAACCCGGAATTCTCAACTCGATTTGGTTATACAGGCGATGATTTGTCATCAGTACCCCCAGGGGCAAATATGGGGCTTGGCTGCGGTAACCCTCAGGCTATAGCACAGATTAAGCAAGGAGAAGTGGTTCTTGATCTTGGAGCTGGGGGTGGTTTTGATTGTTTTTTAGCTGCAAAACAGGTTGGCAGTGAGGGAAAGGTTATCGGAGTGGATATGACACCTGAAATGATTTCAAAAGCAAGAGAAAATGCCCATAAGGGTAAATATGCAAATGTTGAGTTCCGTTTGGGAGAAATTGAACACTTACCTGTAGCCGATAGTTCAGTTGATCTGATTATATCTAATTGTGTTATCAATCTTTCTCCTGCAAAAGATCAGGTGTTTCAAGAGGCTTACAGGGTATTAAGACCAAAAGGGCGACTTGCTTTGTCCGATGTTGTAGCTATAGCTCAACTTCCCAATGAAGTAAGTGAAAATGTTGATGCCCATTGCGGATGTGTAGCCGGAGCAGCTTTAGTAGGCGATATTGAGAAAATGCTAAAAAATTCAGGATTTTCAGAAATTTTAATTGATATCAAGGAAGACAGTGCTCAGTTTATTAGCGATTGGTTTCCTGGGAGTGGGATGGAAAAATATGTTCGTTCAGCCTTAATAACTGCTGTAAGATAA
- a CDS encoding metalloregulator ArsR/SmtB family transcription factor, whose product MKKLTSIFKALSDRNRLRILSALMKYEELCACHIIELIQVTGATVSRHMGVLIASGMVDSRKKGRWVYYRLSREKTDLAALFTWIESQLSHDSSVALDMRVLGEIISLDPEVICRK is encoded by the coding sequence ATGAAGAAGTTAACTTCAATTTTTAAAGCATTGTCTGACCGAAATAGACTCAGGATTTTGTCAGCTCTTATGAAATATGAAGAATTGTGTGCCTGTCATATCATAGAATTGATTCAGGTTACAGGTGCTACGGTTTCCCGACACATGGGGGTTCTTATTGCCTCAGGTATGGTTGACAGTCGTAAAAAAGGGCGTTGGGTCTATTATAGGCTTTCCCGGGAAAAAACTGATTTAGCTGCACTGTTTACCTGGATAGAATCACAACTAAGTCATGATTCAAGCGTGGCTTTAGATATGAGAGTTCTTGGTGAAATCATCTCTTTGGATCCGGAAGTAATTTGCAGAAAATAA